One genomic window of Pseudomonadota bacterium includes the following:
- a CDS encoding orotidine 5-phosphate decarboxylase, which translates to MIISQPRSIIPACDVEAEQYEEILKATADLPGVGGYKLGFALALSIGLPRAVEIARRYTHKPLIYDHQKAGSDIPDTGKAFARICREAGIDAVIIFPHAGPETERAWIDFARNEDLGVIVGGLMTHKKFVRSEGGYIADEAIIELYERAAGLGVNDYVVPGNNPTAIRKIRAMLEREHSHPVFYSP; encoded by the coding sequence ATGATCATTTCCCAGCCCCGAAGCATCATCCCGGCCTGCGACGTGGAGGCGGAGCAGTACGAGGAGATACTCAAGGCCACTGCGGACCTCCCGGGGGTCGGCGGCTACAAGCTGGGCTTCGCGCTCGCGCTCTCCATCGGCCTTCCTCGCGCCGTCGAGATCGCCAGGCGCTACACGCACAAGCCGCTCATCTACGACCACCAGAAGGCGGGCAGCGACATACCGGACACCGGCAAGGCGTTCGCCCGCATCTGCCGTGAGGCGGGCATCGACGCGGTGATAATCTTTCCGCACGCGGGCCCTGAGACCGAGCGCGCGTGGATCGACTTTGCGCGCAACGAGGACCTGGGGGTGATCGTGGGCGGGCTCATGACGCACAAGAAGTTCGTGCGCAGCGAGGGGGGCTACATCGCAGACGAGGCGATCATCGAGCTGTACGAGAGGGCGGCCGGGCTCGGGGTCAACGACTACGTGGTCCCCGGCAACAACCCGACCGCGATCCGGAAGATCCGCGCCATGCTCGAGCGCGAGCACTCTCACCCCGTCTTCTACTCCCC